In Desulfosoma caldarium, the following are encoded in one genomic region:
- the ccsB gene encoding c-type cytochrome biogenesis protein CcsB — protein sequence MDSSVLLGITTYAYLLTTTIYLAGVTFHKPKLLTWATRSAVLSLLVQTAGIALRWKESYDLGFGHAPLSNLYESLVFGSWILVLIYIVFERKIGHRALGFVPSGIAFLAMAYASFSPDVVSKIQPLVPALKSNWLIAHVITCFMGYAAFAISFGLSLTYLWRRRRRDRPLAVLSTSLIPEARELDEFNYQMVLFGFFWLSIGIITGSVWANSAWGSYWSWDPKETWSLITWLIYATVLHARAVRGWRGPRVAWLSVVGFCSVLFTYFGVNFLLSGLHSYATK from the coding sequence ATGGACAGTTCCGTGCTTCTCGGGATCACCACCTATGCCTATCTTTTGACCACAACCATCTATCTGGCCGGGGTCACGTTTCATAAACCCAAACTACTTACCTGGGCCACGCGCAGTGCGGTCCTGAGTCTTCTCGTCCAAACGGCGGGCATCGCTCTTCGATGGAAAGAATCCTACGACTTGGGTTTCGGCCACGCTCCACTGTCCAATCTCTATGAATCCCTGGTGTTCGGCTCGTGGATTCTTGTCCTCATCTACATCGTTTTTGAGAGAAAAATCGGGCATCGCGCCCTGGGATTTGTGCCGTCGGGCATCGCCTTTTTGGCCATGGCCTATGCTTCTTTTTCTCCGGACGTGGTTTCCAAGATTCAGCCGCTCGTCCCCGCCCTCAAAAGCAATTGGCTCATCGCCCATGTGATCACCTGTTTCATGGGCTACGCCGCTTTTGCCATCTCTTTCGGCTTGAGCCTGACCTACCTATGGCGCCGACGACGGAGGGATCGCCCTTTGGCTGTGCTTTCCACCAGTCTTATTCCCGAAGCTCGCGAATTGGATGAATTCAATTATCAGATGGTTCTTTTCGGCTTTTTTTGGCTTTCCATTGGCATCATTACCGGATCCGTGTGGGCCAATTCGGCGTGGGGATCCTATTGGAGCTGGGATCCCAAGGAAACTTGGTCCCTGATCACATGGCTTATTTATGCCACCGTGCTCCATGCAAGGGCGGTGCGTGGTTGGAGGGGTCCAAGGGTGGCGTGGTTGTCCGTGGTGGGGTTTTGTTCCGTTCTTTTTACGTATTTTGGTGTGAATTTCCTGCTGAGCGGGTTGCACAGTTACGCGACGAAATAA
- a CDS encoding twin-arginine translocase TatA/TatE family subunit, with product MVFGLGPAELLVVLVVVLFIFGGKRLADVGKALGESVTQFKEGLRSGKPDVRDAQYRQLPEHDGLPPESPDRKGV from the coding sequence ATGGTATTCGGGCTCGGCCCCGCCGAACTGCTTGTGGTTTTGGTGGTGGTCCTATTCATCTTTGGTGGAAAACGCCTCGCCGACGTCGGCAAAGCTTTGGGGGAGAGCGTCACGCAGTTCAAGGAGGGTTTGCGTTCAGGAAAACCCGATGTGCGAGACGCCCAGTATCGGCAACTTCCGGAACACGACGGCCTGCCGCCGGAATCACCGGATCGCAAGGGGGTGTGA
- the tatB gene encoding Sec-independent protein translocase protein TatB has translation MFGLGFQEVLLILFIALIVVGPGKLPDLARALGRGLAEFRKATNDLKSTFEQDSTVQELKKEFRTAQSQIMLDNLSASIKTEGSKTDPPTEEISPKAPLADKPAATDTPQEAAVSETSENRKAS, from the coding sequence ATGTTCGGGTTGGGGTTTCAGGAAGTTCTGCTCATTCTCTTCATCGCGCTTATCGTCGTCGGTCCCGGAAAACTGCCGGACCTTGCCCGGGCGCTAGGCCGAGGTTTGGCGGAATTTCGAAAGGCCACCAACGACCTTAAAAGCACCTTTGAACAGGATAGCACGGTGCAGGAATTGAAAAAGGAATTCCGCACGGCGCAGAGCCAGATCATGCTGGACAACCTCAGCGCCTCCATCAAAACGGAAGGCTCCAAAACCGATCCGCCCACGGAAGAAATTTCGCCGAAGGCGCCTTTGGCAGACAAGCCGGCGGCCACCGATACCCCGCAAGAAGCCGCGGTTTCCGAAACCTCTGAAAATCGGAAAGCTTCATGA
- the tatC gene encoding twin-arginine translocase subunit TatC → MSQPADKMPFTEHLEELRRRLIICAIAVGVGFVIAYFFKEKIFAWLMRPLLQALPQDGHQKLIYTAPHEAFMTYIKVSFLGGVALAVPVILYQFWRFVAPGLYEHERRYLYPIVILSTIFFLGGAAFGYLVVFPYGFQFFTSFATEFIAPMISTKEFLSFATRLLIAFGVIFELPLVTLFLAKLGVVKASFLQKQRKYAILIIFMGGAILTPPDVFTQILMAIPLLILYEMSVWIAYFFGKKEQAEEGHAEDSSTSPASSA, encoded by the coding sequence ATGAGCCAGCCTGCCGACAAAATGCCATTCACGGAACATCTGGAGGAGCTGCGACGCCGGCTCATTATCTGTGCCATCGCCGTAGGTGTTGGCTTTGTCATCGCCTATTTTTTTAAAGAAAAAATCTTTGCCTGGCTCATGCGGCCGCTCCTTCAAGCCCTTCCTCAAGACGGCCACCAGAAGCTCATCTACACCGCGCCCCATGAAGCGTTCATGACCTATATCAAGGTGTCTTTTCTCGGAGGCGTCGCTTTGGCGGTGCCGGTCATTCTCTACCAGTTCTGGCGCTTTGTCGCTCCAGGGCTTTATGAACACGAACGCCGGTACCTCTACCCCATCGTCATCCTTTCCACGATCTTTTTCCTCGGGGGCGCCGCTTTTGGCTACCTCGTGGTTTTTCCCTACGGGTTTCAGTTCTTTACTTCCTTCGCCACGGAATTCATTGCGCCTATGATCAGTACCAAGGAATTTCTTTCCTTTGCCACTCGCCTTCTTATCGCCTTTGGTGTGATTTTTGAGTTGCCCTTGGTCACGCTCTTCCTGGCAAAGCTCGGCGTGGTGAAAGCAAGTTTTCTTCAGAAGCAAAGAAAATACGCCATTCTCATCATCTTCATGGGCGGGGCCATTTTGACACCCCCGGACGTCTTCACCCAAATCCTGATGGCCATTCCCTTGCTGATCCTTTACGAAATGAGCGTATGGATCGCGTATTTCTTCGGCAAAAAAGAACAGGCCGAAGAAGGGCATGCGGAAGACTCCTCCACATCCCCCGCCTCGTCGGCCTAA
- a CDS encoding XTP/dITP diphosphatase yields MEPITLVIATRNRAKSSEIRTLLHGFPVEIKDVADFGPIPEPREDGQTFEENAYKKALFTARVLGLPALADDSGLEVEALGGAPGVRSARYAGDQATDEDNNRKLLQAMKGQTHRKARFVCVLSLAVPTGPALTYEATCEGEITTEPRGRFGFGYDPVFYYPSAGKTFAEMTPEEKAAVSHRGRALRELRDEFDKVLVWLRQRLAEEKRLLSEGICMHEHP; encoded by the coding sequence ATGGAACCGATCACTTTGGTCATTGCCACGCGAAATCGGGCCAAGTCGTCAGAGATTCGAACTCTTCTGCATGGTTTTCCTGTGGAAATCAAAGACGTGGCGGATTTCGGGCCGATTCCCGAACCTCGAGAGGACGGTCAAACTTTTGAGGAAAACGCGTATAAGAAAGCCCTCTTTACAGCCCGCGTTCTAGGGCTTCCGGCTCTGGCCGATGATTCCGGCTTGGAAGTGGAGGCTCTCGGGGGTGCCCCCGGCGTGCGATCGGCGCGCTACGCCGGCGATCAGGCCACGGATGAAGACAACAATCGCAAGCTTCTTCAAGCCATGAAAGGACAAACCCATCGCAAGGCACGTTTTGTGTGTGTCCTTTCTTTGGCCGTCCCCACGGGCCCGGCCTTGACCTATGAGGCCACGTGCGAAGGGGAAATCACCACGGAACCTCGTGGCCGTTTCGGGTTCGGGTATGATCCCGTGTTTTATTATCCTTCGGCGGGAAAAACCTTTGCGGAAATGACGCCGGAAGAAAAAGCGGCGGTGAGTCATCGCGGCCGAGCTCTTCGAGAATTGCGGGACGAATTTGACAAGGTGCTCGTGTGGCTGCGCCAAAGGCTGGCGGAAGAAAAGAGGCTTCTTTCCGAAGGCATTTGCATGCATGAGCACCCCTAG
- a CDS encoding cobalamin-dependent protein (Presence of a B(12) (cobalamin)-binding domain implies dependence on cobalamin itself, in one of its several forms, or in some unusual lineages, dependence on a cobalamin-like analog.) has protein sequence MSTPSEPSVMSWEEFKARVRDRVHHWRVFGLPGRWQVLQELKELQRLQEALGAETRPPLNRFPMIYLATLDDGWGHGLDVIDAAARAVGAPTVRLGLLCSTERIVDACRRNPPHVLGLTILHADTESAVSAVVQGLPSGVTVVAGGPVFRWDPDFAQRTGLDAVIQDVGDFLQWISARLP, from the coding sequence ATGAGCACCCCTAGCGAACCTTCGGTCATGTCCTGGGAGGAATTCAAGGCGAGGGTTCGTGACCGAGTGCATCACTGGCGAGTTTTCGGGCTTCCTGGACGATGGCAGGTGCTTCAAGAGCTAAAAGAGCTTCAAAGGCTTCAAGAGGCCTTGGGCGCCGAAACTCGGCCGCCCCTGAACCGTTTCCCCATGATCTACCTGGCCACCCTTGACGATGGCTGGGGACACGGACTCGATGTCATCGACGCGGCGGCTCGAGCCGTCGGAGCCCCCACGGTGCGGCTGGGTCTCTTGTGTTCCACCGAGCGTATTGTGGACGCCTGTCGCCGAAACCCGCCGCATGTGTTGGGTTTGACGATTCTTCACGCCGACACGGAGTCCGCCGTGAGCGCCGTCGTTCAGGGGCTTCCTTCCGGTGTGACCGTTGTCGCAGGAGGTCCCGTTTTTCGATGGGATCCCGACTTTGCTCAACGCACAGGCCTGGATGCCGTCATTCAGGATGTGGGCGATTTTCTTCAGTGGATTTCCGCACGACTTCCGTAG
- a CDS encoding iron-sulfur cluster assembly scaffold protein yields MHKKEGHDFWQDHSTKFLEMALRTDRMETLACPDGHGKKTGTCGDTVEFFLLTDADGTIRRASFQVQGCLNTVACANTVCELVEGKTLDAAWDLTPEQVIEYLESLPEHEHHCAELAVGALYLSIADAQRKRREPWKKIYGSRAEIH; encoded by the coding sequence ATGCATAAGAAAGAAGGTCATGATTTTTGGCAGGATCACTCGACAAAGTTCTTGGAAATGGCTCTGCGAACGGATCGCATGGAAACCCTTGCGTGTCCCGATGGTCATGGCAAAAAGACGGGAACCTGCGGAGATACGGTGGAGTTTTTTCTCCTCACCGATGCAGACGGAACCATTCGGCGTGCGTCCTTTCAGGTACAGGGATGTTTAAACACCGTGGCGTGCGCCAACACGGTCTGTGAATTGGTGGAAGGAAAAACTTTGGATGCGGCATGGGACCTGACCCCCGAACAGGTCATCGAGTATTTGGAGTCGCTTCCAGAGCATGAACATCACTGTGCGGAATTGGCCGTGGGAGCGCTTTATTTGAGCATTGCCGACGCGCAGCGAAAGAGGCGGGAGCCCTGGAAAAAAATCTACGGAAGTCGTGCGGAAATCCACTGA
- a CDS encoding 6-phosphofructokinase has translation MAGELHPIKTVGILTGGGDVPGLNPCIKILVYRCVEEGFRVLGIRRGWAGLLDYNPDDSETFSRCFQWLEKNTVRTIDRTGGTYLHTSRTNPAAVRIRDAPPFLASQFSAEGEKRDFTNHVLNNLEKLGVDCLVAIGGDDTLSYAVRLHQEGFRVLAIPKTMDNDVFGTDYCIGFSTAVTRSVNFIHALRTSTGSHERIGIIELFGRHCGETSLVSAYLAGTDRAIISEVPFDPERLATLIMEDKRTNPSNYAMLTISEGARMLSGAVLERGEADAYGHKKLGGIGLVTGEILKKLTGQDIIYQQLSYLMRSGAPDSLDLMVAVNFANMAVDLALRKNFGRMVALSKGIYTDMPVSIVVSGQKRVDVHELYDVENYRPKVRHVMGKPMFLY, from the coding sequence ATGGCCGGTGAGTTACACCCGATCAAAACCGTGGGCATTCTTACAGGTGGCGGCGATGTCCCTGGGCTCAACCCCTGCATCAAGATTCTGGTATACCGATGCGTCGAAGAAGGCTTCCGCGTGCTGGGTATTCGCCGAGGCTGGGCCGGGCTTCTCGACTACAATCCCGATGATTCGGAAACCTTTTCCCGATGCTTTCAGTGGCTGGAAAAGAACACGGTTCGCACCATCGACCGCACAGGCGGCACCTACCTTCACACCTCTCGAACCAACCCCGCTGCCGTGCGGATCAGAGACGCCCCGCCGTTTTTGGCTTCTCAGTTCAGCGCCGAAGGGGAAAAAAGGGATTTCACAAATCATGTGCTCAACAATTTGGAGAAGCTCGGCGTGGACTGCCTGGTGGCCATTGGCGGAGACGACACGCTGAGTTACGCCGTGCGTTTGCATCAGGAAGGTTTTCGAGTGCTGGCGATTCCCAAAACCATGGACAACGATGTTTTCGGCACCGATTACTGTATCGGGTTTTCCACGGCCGTGACCCGCAGCGTGAATTTTATTCATGCCCTGAGAACGTCCACGGGATCCCACGAACGCATCGGCATTATTGAACTTTTCGGCCGCCATTGCGGAGAAACATCCTTGGTGAGCGCCTATCTTGCGGGAACGGATCGCGCCATCATCAGCGAGGTCCCCTTTGATCCCGAACGACTGGCTACACTGATCATGGAAGACAAGAGGACAAATCCAAGCAATTACGCCATGTTGACCATCAGTGAGGGGGCACGCATGCTGAGCGGCGCGGTTTTGGAGCGCGGTGAGGCGGACGCGTACGGGCACAAAAAGTTGGGTGGCATCGGCCTGGTCACCGGCGAGATTCTCAAAAAGCTAACCGGGCAGGACATCATCTACCAGCAGTTGTCTTACCTCATGCGAAGCGGAGCGCCCGATTCTTTAGATCTCATGGTGGCGGTCAATTTCGCCAACATGGCCGTGGATTTGGCCTTGAGGAAAAACTTCGGGCGCATGGTGGCTCTGAGCAAGGGCATTTATACGGATATGCCGGTGAGCATCGTCGTCTCAGGCCAAAAGCGCGTGGATGTGCACGAACTCTACGATGTGGAAAACTATCGTCCCAAGGTGCGCCACGTCATGGGCAAGCCGATGTTTTTGTATTGA